The genomic DNA CACCAGTAGAAGAAGGCATGAGTGATGAGCAAATTTCAGAGAGTGCACCGCTATACTTAGCACATATCGTTGAACAAAATTACCTTGAAATGACGGATGAAAAGAAAGTACGTCTGGCGGGTATTTCAATCGGCCTCGCACTTAACTCGAAGTATTATTCGAGAGAGGGAAGAGAAACGAAGATTTCGGATGAACAGCTGCAAGCGGAAGGGATGAAAATGGCGGAAGAAATTGTCCGTCGCCTTCGTGCAAAGGATGGCTTAGCAGACGTTCCGATTGTCGTAGGATTATTCAAACAAGCTGAACGAAATTCCATCGTGCCTGGCACATACTTTGCCTCAGCGGTAGCTGAAAAAGGGAAAGCAGCGCCGGCTGGGTGGAAAGAAGTGAAGGAGCAATACGTTGTCTTGCCAGCATCCTCGTCAACGGATAATTACAGGGATATTAATACGACGTTCAGCAACTTCAAACAGGATATTGACACCTATTTCCCGAGTTTCGTCAATGTCATCGGCACTGGATTTTTCAAAGATGGTGAGATGCAATCATTGACCATCAAGGTCCCTATTCAATTTTACGGTACAAGCGAATTAATCGGCTTCACCCAATATTTAACCGCATTGGTCATCAAATATTTCCCTAATGTGCATATTGAAGTAGATGTAACGTCCGTCAATGGCACGGAAGCATTGATTGTGAAAGAAGCAGGTTCAGACGATCCGTTTGTGCATATTTACGGTTATTGACGGCAGTAACTTTTCTTCATTAATGGAAGATGATATGATTAATCGTACAATTCAACACCGAGGAGGAGAAATCATGACACAATTGACGAAAGATGAAGTGAAACATCATGCGGGTCTTGCGTGGTTGGCTGTGACGGATGCTGAAGCAGAAGCGTACGTAGCGAGCCTTGGCGGCATTGTTGACTTCGTTAAGGAACTACAAGAGGTTGATACGGAACAGGTTGAACCAATGACGCACCCACTACAAGTATTTAACGTGTTACGTGAAGACGTACCAACAGATGTACTTGATCGTGAAGAAATGCTGAAAAGCGTGAAAGAACACGAAGCCGGACAAATCAAAGTACCGAACATTCTTTGATAAACGGATTTGAGGAGGAAAAAAGATGACGTTATTTAACAAAACGGCAACAGAACTTCAATCGCTTTTACATAATCGGGAAGTGTCTGTCAAAGAATTGACTGAAGAATCATTAACGCGCATTGCCGAACTCGATGGGGATGTACAGGCTTTCCTGACAACGACGAAAGAGCAAGCAATCGCTACGGCAGAAGCATTAGATAACCAACCGTTAGAAGGTCGCAGTCCATTATTTGGCTTGCCAATCGGCGTGAAAGATAACATCGTAACAAAAGGAATTGCGACAACTTGTGCGAGTAAAATGCTTGAAGACTTTGTCCCAGTTTACGATGCGACTGTTGTCGACAAAATCAACGCGGCAGGTATGATAACTGTTGGTAAGTTGAATATGGACGAATTCGCAATGGGGTCAACAACTGAAAAGTCTGCATTCCAAGTGACACGCAACCCATGGAATCTCGACCATGTACCAGGTGGCTCATCGGGTGGTTCAGCGGCGGCAGTAGCAGCTGGTGAAGTACCATTTGCACTTGGTTCTGATACAGGCGGTTCAGTTCGTCAACCAGCTGCGTTTTGTGGCGTAGTAGGCATGAAGCCGACATATGGTCGTGTATCACGTGCAGGACTTGTTGCATTTGCATCTTCAATGGACCAAGTTGGACCGATTACACGTACAGTTGAAGATAATGCATTGCTACTAAGTGCCATTGCAGGTTTGGATGCCAAGGATTCATCATCCTCCGCGCAAGCTGTTCCGGACTTTAGAGCTGCACTAACAGGCGATATCAAAGGCTTGAAAATTGGTGTGCCAGCTGAATACTTCGGTGAAGGCGTATCAGAAGAAGCAAAAAGCGCAGTGAAAGAAGCGCTAAAAGTACTTGAATCACTTGGAGCAGAGTGGGAAGAAGTGTCATTACCACATTCAAAATATGCTTCTCAAACATACTATGTCATTTCGTCATCTGAAGCATCGTCCAGCTTAGCGCGTTACGATGGAATTCGCTTCGGATACCGTGCGGAAGGGGCACAGAATTTAGAAGAAATTTATACACGTTCACGTTCTGAAGGATTCGGTGAAGAAGTAAAACGTCGTCTATTACTTGGTATGTATTCATTAGGCGCAGATCACCACGAGGATCTGTATGTGAAATCAATGAAAGTACGTACATTGATTGCACAGGACTTCGCGAATCTATTCGACAAATACGACGTAATTGTCGGACCAACAGCAGCAACAACAGCGTATAAAATCGGTGAAGTGATTCAAGATCCATTGACGCTATACGCAAACGATGTCTTAACAGTGCCAGTGAACCTTGCGGGTGTACCAGCGATTTCGGTACCATGTGGTTTCTCAAATGGCCTGCCACTTGGTCTGCAAATTATCGGGAAACATTTCGATGAAGCGACACTTTACAAAGTAGCACATGCTTATGAGCAAGCAACTGATTTTCATAAACAAACTCCAGCGATACGGGAGGGGAAATAATGACGAACTTTGAAACAATTGTTGGACTTGAAGTCCACGTAGAACTAAAAACTGATACAAAAATCATGTCACCGGCTCCCGCTCATTTCGGGGCAGAACCGAATATGAATATCCACGTGACAGACATAGCGTACCCAGGTGTGTTACCTACACTAAACAAGCGCGCAGTTGAATTTGGTATGAAGGCATCTATGGCATTGAACTGTGAAGTGGCAGATGTGATGAACTTCGACCGTAAGCACTATTTCTATCCAGATAATCCAAAAGCTTACCAAATCTCACAGGACAAGCGTCCAGTTGGTCAGAATGGCTGGGTTGAAATTGAAGTCGAAGGTAAAAAGAAAAAAATCCGTATCGAACGTATTCACCTTGAAGAAGATGCTGGGAAACTAACGCACTCTGATGGCGGCTATTCACTTGTTGACCTGAACAGACAAGGAACACCACTTGTAGAAATCGTCACAGAAGCTGACATTCGCTCACCAGAAGAAGCGTATGCTTTCCTTGAAAAGCTCAAAGCAATCATCCAATATACAGGTGTTTCTGATGTACGTATGGAAGAGGGATCACTACGTTGTGATGCCAACATTTCGATTCGTCCATTTGGCCAAGAAAAGTTCGGTACGAAAACAGAGTTGAAAAACTTGAACTCTTTCAACTTCGTTCGCCGCGGAATTGCTTATGAAGTAGAACGCCAAGAGAAAGTATTGTTATCTGGCGGGACGATTCAACAGGAAACACGTCGTTATGACGAAGCAACAGGCGGAACAACATTGATGCGTATCAAGGGTAGTGCTCAGGATTACCGTTTCATCAACGACCCAGACCTACCTGAAATCCATATCGATCAAGAATGGAAAGACCGTGTTCGTGCGGAAATTCCAGAGCTACCGGATGCACGAAAAGCACGCTATGTTAGCGAACTTGATCTACCAGAGTACGATGCGGGCGTCTTGACGCTGACAAAAGTGATGTCTGATTTCTTTGATGCAACAGTTACGGCTGGTGCGGATGCGAAACTAGCTTCTAACTGGTTAATGGGCGAAGTGTCAGCTTATCTAAACGCAGAGCAAAAGGAACTTGCTGATACAGCGTTGACGCCTGAAGGGCTTGCAGGTATGGTGAAATTACTTGCGGACGGCACGATCTCATCGAAAATCGCGAAAAAAGTATTCAAGGAATTGATTGAAAACGGCGGCAATGCAGCAGACATCGTGAAAGCAAAAGGACTTGTCCAAATTTCCGATGAAGGCACACTTCGTAAAATTGTTACGGAAACATTGGATGCCAATGCACAATCCATTGAAGACTACAAAAATGGGAAAGACCGTGCAGTTGGCTTCCTAGTAGGTCAAATTATGAAGGCGACAAAAGGACAAGCGAATCCACCACTTGTCAACAAAATCCTTCTTGAAGAAATTGCGAAACGATAAATGATAAGTGATTGCGTCCTAAGTATGGCTAAAAGTAGTCACACTTAGGACGTTTTCTAATCCTGTCATTTGATTCATACAAAGGGAAAACGTACAATTATAGGAAAGGGAGTGTGATTTATTAATGAAAACAGAACAACAATATTTTGATGAAGCGATTTCACTCACGCAATATATGGATAACATGGAATCACATAAAGAAAACAGCTTCCGCATTTACGAACAGTTTGAAGTACCACAGGACGATGCATTCATTGCACTCCTGAAAGAAAAGAAACCGAACGTCCTTGTGATTACAGAGGATTGGTGCGGCGATGCGATGATGAATAATCCGATTTTGCGCAGAATTGCAGAGGCGGCGGATTTGGACGTGCGCGCAGTATATCGTGATGCGGATACGGAACTGATTGATAGGCATTTAACAAATGGTGGTAGATCGATTCCAGTGTACTTGTTCCTAGATGCGAATGGGGAAGTAGAGGCGAAGTGGGGCCCACGTGCCGCAACAATCCAAGAATATGTGATGGAATTGCGCAAGGATATGCCAGCGTCTGATGCACCAGAATACAAAGAAAAACAACAGGCATTTATTGAACAGATTACAGCGGAATATATATCCAAGCCAGAGCATTGGTTAACGGTTTATGAAGATTTCCGCAATACATTGCTACCACTTTTGCAAAAAGCTTAACTGCTGACGTAATTAGTTGAACTTATAATTTCCCCCACTCACTTAGTTGATTGGAGTGCAGAGCGGCGACTCCAGCGGGAGCAGCGCGAGCTGAAAGCCCCGCAGGAACGCAGTGACGAGGAGATTGAAGTCGTGCCCGCGGAAAGCGTCCGCTCGGAACGGAAATCAACGTGGAGAAGGTATTATTTAGTAGTTCAACTTATAAAAAAACATATGAACGAATTGAGAGGGCATTCGGATGAAACGTGCACGAATTATTTATAATCCTACATCGGGGCGCGAGTTGTTCCGCAAACATTTAGCAGAAGTGCTAGAGAAGCTTGAAAAGGCTGGATATGAAGCGTCCTGTCATGCGACAACAGGTGAAGGCGATGCAACAGAAGCGGCTAAGCATGCCGTGGAACGTGGTTTTGATTTGGTAATTGCTGCAGGTGGAGACGGTACGTTAAATGAGGTTGTCGCGGGTGTCAGCTCATTTGAAAAACGACCTAAAATTGGTTTGATTCCAACGGGGACGACAAATGATTTCGCGCGTGCGTTACGCATTCCGCGTGATGTCGATGCTGCGGTGGACATCATTGTTCGTGGAGAAACGATTCCAGTCGATGTTGGCTTGATGAATGAGCGTCATTTCATCAACATCGCAGGTGGCGGAAGAATGACTGAGCTAACGTATGATGTGCCGAGTAAACTAAAAACGATGCTTGGTCAACTTGCTTATTATTTAAAAGGGATTGAAATATTGCCGTCTATTCATTCTTCTCATGTAAGAATCGAGTACGATGGACAAGTATTTGACGACGAAGCAATGATGTTCCTTGTGGGCTTGACGAACTCCATTGGTGGCTTCGAAAAGTTAGCGCCAGATTCGAGCATTAACGATGGGAAATTTACATTGCTCATTTTGAAAAAATGTAATATTGCCGAGTTCATCCGAATTGTTACGCTTGCACTTAGAGGAGAACACCTAGCTGATCCACTCGTCATTTCGAGTCGAGCGGAAAAGATTACGGTTACCTCATCTCAGGAAGTTCTGTTAAATCTGGACGGAGAGTATGGAGGCTTGCTACCGGCAACATTCCAAAATCTCTATCGGCATATTGAAATGTTCGCTCCACTCGATGAGTTGCGACCAGAAGATCGGATAGATTAAATAAAAAAGCTGTATGAATGCCCTTTGTTGGCCATTCATACAGCTTTTTTTAAATGAAATCGATGTCCTGTCCTTGATTGCCCGCCAGTTTGGGTAAATCCTTAACAGGAACCCAACGATGGCAAAAGGTCATTCCAGCATCTTTGCCGTCTCCTTCAACACGGTACTCCCAGTCATTGGATTCATGCCCAAGGTAGGCTAGGTGGAAAATATTCCGCTCATAGACGATATTTTCGTCTTGCGGATAGTAATTAGTTTTATTCACTTTCCCTTGCAATTCAAGAAGATCCCGTGTAATACCTGTTTCTTCTTCGATTTCTCGATACAAGGCATCCATTAGAAATTCGTCGCGCTCAATTGTGCCTCCTGGGACTTGTAATCCGGCTTCAGGATGATCCTTTTGCTCGAACACAAGGATTTTCCGCTCGCCGTCTTCTTCTTGTGTAATGTATGCCAGCACTTTTCTTTTCAGTTCCATTGTGTTCACCTCGCTTTAGTTTATCTATTATACATAAAATTGAGAATACTTTCAAGTGCGCGTATTATATAATTTAAAATTCCTTCTTATCATTCAAGTAAACATAATTAAAGGGAATAGTGGGTATAAGGAAGAGTAAGGCGTAATCGATTAAGTAGGGAGATAAGAAAGGGCGTGCCCCAATGTACAAAAAACAGGAGAAACGACTGATGTGGCTTGCCTTCGTTGTTGCAGGCATTATGTTGCTGTCAATTATCGGTCGAGTTGTCGGGTAGCTAAAGGAGGAATTTATGATGGGAAATGAAGAAGCTGTCTTTTTTTCACGCGTGTTAACAGAGTTAACGTTATCGTTTCATATCATTTACGCGACGATTGGCGTTGGTGTTCCACTCATGATTATGATTGCGCAATGGGTGGGAATTAAGAAAAATGATGAACATTATATTTTACTGGCACGACGCTGGGCGCGTGGTTTTGTCATTACCGTAGCGGTCGGTGTTGTTACGGGAACAGCAATCGGTTTACAGCTATCTTTATTATGGCCGAATTTTATGGAACTAGCCGGCAATGTCATTGCACTTCCACTATTCATGGAAACCTTTGCGTTCTTTTTTGAAGCGATTTTTCTTGGCATTTATTTATATACATGGGATCGATTCGAGAATCAGAAAAAACATTTACTATTGCTCATTCCAGTGGCAATCGGGGCTTCATTTTCCGCGGTGTTCATAACGATTGTGAATGCTTTCATGAATGCACCGCAAGGCTTTGACATCGTAAACGGTGAACTTGTCAATATCAATCCGTTGCTCGCGATGTTCAACCCGGCGATGCCAACAAAAGTGGCGCATGTTGTGGCAACGGCCTATATGACATCTGCTTTTGTGCTAGCATCGATTGCGGCGTTCCGGTTATTGAAGGGATCGAATCATGAGTACCACAAAAAAGCTCTGTATTTGACGATGAAAGTGGGTCTGGTCTTTGCCATTGCAACGGCGGTTATCGGTGATTTCTCGGGGAAATATTTAGCAGAGTATCAGCCAGAAAAATTGGCTGCTGCAGAATGGCACTTTGAAACAGAGGGCAATGCGCCACTAATTTTATATGGTGTGCTCGATGATGGAGAAGTAAAATATGCGATTAAAATTCCATTTGCGTTATCGATTCTGGCGCATAATAATCCAACGGCAGAAGTAATCGGATTGGATCAATTTGCAGAAGAAGATACACCTCCCTTATATATCCATTATTTGTTCGATATTATGGTGACGATAGGTGTGTGGATGACGCTATTGTCGGGCGTCTTTTGGTTAGGTACGCGACTGCGCTGGAAAATGGTGAAGGCGAAATGGTTCCGTTGGCTAATTGTGTTTGGAGGGCCGCTGTCCATCTTAGCGATTGAGGCAGGTTGGTGGATGGCTGAGGTTGGCAGGCAGCCGTGGATTCTTCGTGGCATCATGCGGACACAGGATGCCGCTACGACGAGTGGTCAGGTAGATACGATGCTAGTGTTATTTGCATTGCTGTATCTCGTTCTCGGAGTCGGTAGTGTGGTTGTACTAAGACGAATGTTTCGTAAAAATCCGGTTGAGCGTGAAATAGAGGACCGCGAAATGGAGAAAGGCGGTGATATGCTATGAACCTTGAAATATTGGGAATATCGGTTTTATGGACATTCTTGTTCGGCTATATACTCATTGGTGCTATCGACTTTGGGGCAGGATTTTTCAATGCGTATAGTCGACTTACGGGACGCCAGCGTATTTTGACGAACATTATTCAGCGTTATTTATCGCCTGTTTGGGAAGTGACGAATGTTTTTCTCGTGTTCTTCTTCGTCGGGATTATCGGCTTTTTTCCGAAGACAGCATTTTACTATGGAACGACGCTTCTCGTGCCGGTGAGTATTGGCGTGATTTTACTGGCGATTCGCGGATCGTATTATGCGTTTGAAACGTATGGTGCACGCGGTCATAAAGGTTATTCGTTTATGTACGGAGTAGCAGGTATTTTGATTCCTGCTTCGCTGTCGATTGTGTTGACGATTTCGGAAGGCGGCTTTGTTGAAATGGTGGATGGTAATCCAGTGCTCGATTATTGGGTGCTGTTTACGAGCCCATTAACGTGGGCGATTGTTGTGCTGAGCATTGCAGCAACGTTGTATATCTCCGCGGTATTCCTGACGTGGTATGCCAATAAAGCGCGTGATGTGGAAGCAACGAACCTTCTCCGGAAATACGCGCTCATTTGGGCATTACCGACGATCATTACTGCGGGTGGCATCATTGTTGAACTGAGAAACCACAATCCAGAGCATTACAGCAATATCCAGACGTTTTGGCCAATGTTCCTTGTGTCTTTCATCATGTTCATCGGTACGGTTTGGTTACTATGGAAACGTAGCCGTTATGGGTTGGCATTCATCTTGCTGATGGGGCAATTTGCTTTTGCATTCTTCGGTTACGGCGCATCACATTATCCGTATTTGTTATATCCGTACTTGACGATTTACGATAGCTTTACGAACCCCGCGATGGCAATTTCACTTGTTGTTGTGTTTATCATGGGACTAGGCTTGTTAATTCCATCGATTATTTTGCTCATGCGTTTGTTCTTGTTCGATAAAGATTACGTCCATGGAAAAGGCGATTATCACGCATAAGGAGGAATGATTTATGACACATTTTCTAATGTTTTACGCACCTTTCATCGTCCTAATTGGTGGAATTGCCGTGGCATTTATTGTCGCTCCGATGGACGGAGCTGTGCGGAAGCAAGTGGAGGAAGAGAAGTGATTGGTAGGATAGCAGACGTCGTTGGGGGCGTCTGTTTTTGGGGAGAGATAATGCTGAAGCGCGCAAAGAGGTTGTCTAAGCACGCATAAAGTTTACGAAACCGCGCAAAGAGGTCATCGAAGCACGCATAAAGTTTGCAAACCCTCGCAAAGAGATTCCATAACCACGCATAATCTCCATTTTCATCGCCTGCATGGTAAAATAGAAGTATCTGAAATGTGGAGGAAAAATGAATGTCTTTTAGTGTAAATCGAAATGATAAATTGAATGTCTTTGTAGAGGATTTGACGCATGACGGCTCGGGCGTTGCGAAAGTAGACGGCTATCCGCTATTCATCCCTGGGGCGTTACCTGGTGAAGAAGTATCCATCCAAGTGGGCAAAACGTTGAAAAACTATGGCTTTGCCCGCCTGCTACAAGTGACGAAAGCATCACCGGATCGTGTGGAGCCACCTTGCCACGTCTTTTCGGAATGTGGCGGATGCCAAATGCAGCATTTGTCCTACGAAGGGCAACTCGTACAAAAACGTAAAACCGTGCGTGATGTGATGGATCGAATTGCTAAGTTGCCGCATGTGCCTGTTCATCCCGTCAAAGGAATGGATAACCCGTGGCGTTACCGCAATAAATCCCAAATACCTTTTAGTGACCAAAATGGCAAAGTCGTATCCGGTTTTTACAGAACACGTACGCACCACATCGTCGATACAGATATTTGTCTGATTCAAAGTCACGAAGCGGATGATCTCATGACGATGCTGAAACACGAACTGCATGCGATGGGAATCGATGCCTATGATGAAAGAACCCATCGTGGTATGCTTCGTCATTTAATTGTCCGTAAAGGGCGTGCAACGGGTGAACTGATGGTCGTGCTAGTGACACGCAAAAAGAAGTTTACGCAAAAGGATGCAGCGATTGCACTTATTAAACGAATTGTGCCGGATGTGACGTCTATTATGCAAAACGTCAATGATCAGAAAACGAACGTTATTTTTGGAGATGAAACGATTTTATTGCACGGCAAACCCGTGATTGTTGATTCAATTGGTGATATTGATTTTGAAATATCCGCACGTTCTTTCTATCAAGTGAACCCGGAACAAACAGAAGTATTATACGGACAAGCACTTGATTATGCGCAATTGACAGGGAACGAGTCTGTTATTGATGCCTATTGTGGTATCGGTACAATCTCTTTATTCATCGCACAAAAGGCGAAAGAAGTGTACGGTGTTGAAATCGTGCCACAAGCGATTGAAGACGCCAAGCGCAATGCGGAACTGAATGGCATCGACAATGCGTATTTTGAAGCTGGTGCAGCGGAAGTTGTTATTCCGAAATGGTACGCCGATGGCAAGCGATTTGACGTATTAGTCGTCGATCCGCCGCGTAAAGGCTGCGACGAAGAGCTGTTGAATACGATTTTAGAGTATAAGCCGAAGCGTGTTGTTTATGTGTCATGTAATCCTGGGACACTTGCGCGCGATTTGCGTATCTTGGAAGATGGCGGCTATCGCACGCAGGAAGTGCAGCCGGTGGATATGTTTCCGCATTCAAGTCATGTGGAGTGTGTGGTTTGGTTAGAGATTTGAAATAGTATAATGAATAGCTGGTGAAGAATCGATTTTAACAGGATTCTTCACCAATTAATAAAGAACCCGGGAAAAGATTCGCCTTTTCCCGGGTTTACAATCATAAAAACTCAGCCAGTTGCTGTTGACGCTTATCGAGCATAATTTGTTCTGGCTTGATGCCTTGTGCACGCAGTAGTTCAATGTTGTCCAGAAGGAATTCGTCACTACCAACTACATAGAATTGTCCGTCTTTATCTGCCGTTAGATTTTTCACTTCTTCATAGTAGTCTTTCCGATTATCGACGAACTGTGATGTGAATTTCTTAGCAGATGTAGATTCGAAAATATTCGTGAAGAGGAAGTTTTTTGACGAGTCGATGTTCAAGGAATGAATTTGATTGACGCCTTCCGTACGCTCGAAATAATCCAGTACAAGTGGTCTGAAAGTTGCCAGGCCAACACCTGATGATAGTAGATACACATTTTTGTTTTCTCTTCTGAGAGGTATATTCGAATGCGTTTTAAATAGGGCAACTTCATTACCAACTTCAAGATTTCTTAAGGTCGCTTTAAACTCAGAGCACTGTTCTCTGATACGTGTTGTAATACCAATGGAATTTTCATGGGGTAAAGTGGATATGGACATATGGCGAATTAAGCCACGGTTCGGTTTATCTCCAGCATTAAAACCTTTCAATGCGAAATGAGTGTGGGAACCTTCCTCCCATGAAAAGCCTTCTGGACAATCAAGTAAGTATGTTTTCACTTCAGGCGTTTCTTCAATAATTTTATTTATTTTAGTCCAGTATATTTGCATCATACTCTCCCCTTACATAATTAG from Sporosarcina sp. FSL K6-1522 includes the following:
- a CDS encoding CamS family sex pheromone protein encodes the protein MKRLVGIPGLVAVLLLGGCLPSFGTEKEELIQEGEESTEETVIIPDVQLKEEMYKTPLPFKQSASRGTIVNNIYTKYDMREAEEGLLRLSNQHFDSKKYYFQEGQYIDKSTARAWLSRSSSDENGLNPPVEEGMSDEQISESAPLYLAHIVEQNYLEMTDEKKVRLAGISIGLALNSKYYSREGRETKISDEQLQAEGMKMAEEIVRRLRAKDGLADVPIVVGLFKQAERNSIVPGTYFASAVAEKGKAAPAGWKEVKEQYVVLPASSSTDNYRDINTTFSNFKQDIDTYFPSFVNVIGTGFFKDGEMQSLTIKVPIQFYGTSELIGFTQYLTALVIKYFPNVHIEVDVTSVNGTEALIVKEAGSDDPFVHIYGY
- the gatC gene encoding Asp-tRNA(Asn)/Glu-tRNA(Gln) amidotransferase subunit GatC, with amino-acid sequence MTQLTKDEVKHHAGLAWLAVTDAEAEAYVASLGGIVDFVKELQEVDTEQVEPMTHPLQVFNVLREDVPTDVLDREEMLKSVKEHEAGQIKVPNIL
- the gatA gene encoding Asp-tRNA(Asn)/Glu-tRNA(Gln) amidotransferase subunit GatA gives rise to the protein MTLFNKTATELQSLLHNREVSVKELTEESLTRIAELDGDVQAFLTTTKEQAIATAEALDNQPLEGRSPLFGLPIGVKDNIVTKGIATTCASKMLEDFVPVYDATVVDKINAAGMITVGKLNMDEFAMGSTTEKSAFQVTRNPWNLDHVPGGSSGGSAAAVAAGEVPFALGSDTGGSVRQPAAFCGVVGMKPTYGRVSRAGLVAFASSMDQVGPITRTVEDNALLLSAIAGLDAKDSSSSAQAVPDFRAALTGDIKGLKIGVPAEYFGEGVSEEAKSAVKEALKVLESLGAEWEEVSLPHSKYASQTYYVISSSEASSSLARYDGIRFGYRAEGAQNLEEIYTRSRSEGFGEEVKRRLLLGMYSLGADHHEDLYVKSMKVRTLIAQDFANLFDKYDVIVGPTAATTAYKIGEVIQDPLTLYANDVLTVPVNLAGVPAISVPCGFSNGLPLGLQIIGKHFDEATLYKVAHAYEQATDFHKQTPAIREGK
- the gatB gene encoding Asp-tRNA(Asn)/Glu-tRNA(Gln) amidotransferase subunit GatB, yielding MTNFETIVGLEVHVELKTDTKIMSPAPAHFGAEPNMNIHVTDIAYPGVLPTLNKRAVEFGMKASMALNCEVADVMNFDRKHYFYPDNPKAYQISQDKRPVGQNGWVEIEVEGKKKKIRIERIHLEEDAGKLTHSDGGYSLVDLNRQGTPLVEIVTEADIRSPEEAYAFLEKLKAIIQYTGVSDVRMEEGSLRCDANISIRPFGQEKFGTKTELKNLNSFNFVRRGIAYEVERQEKVLLSGGTIQQETRRYDEATGGTTLMRIKGSAQDYRFINDPDLPEIHIDQEWKDRVRAEIPELPDARKARYVSELDLPEYDAGVLTLTKVMSDFFDATVTAGADAKLASNWLMGEVSAYLNAEQKELADTALTPEGLAGMVKLLADGTISSKIAKKVFKELIENGGNAADIVKAKGLVQISDEGTLRKIVTETLDANAQSIEDYKNGKDRAVGFLVGQIMKATKGQANPPLVNKILLEEIAKR
- a CDS encoding thioredoxin family protein; amino-acid sequence: MKTEQQYFDEAISLTQYMDNMESHKENSFRIYEQFEVPQDDAFIALLKEKKPNVLVITEDWCGDAMMNNPILRRIAEAADLDVRAVYRDADTELIDRHLTNGGRSIPVYLFLDANGEVEAKWGPRAATIQEYVMELRKDMPASDAPEYKEKQQAFIEQITAEYISKPEHWLTVYEDFRNTLLPLLQKA
- a CDS encoding diacylglycerol kinase, with amino-acid sequence MKRARIIYNPTSGRELFRKHLAEVLEKLEKAGYEASCHATTGEGDATEAAKHAVERGFDLVIAAGGDGTLNEVVAGVSSFEKRPKIGLIPTGTTNDFARALRIPRDVDAAVDIIVRGETIPVDVGLMNERHFINIAGGGRMTELTYDVPSKLKTMLGQLAYYLKGIEILPSIHSSHVRIEYDGQVFDDEAMMFLVGLTNSIGGFEKLAPDSSINDGKFTLLILKKCNIAEFIRIVTLALRGEHLADPLVISSRAEKITVTSSQEVLLNLDGEYGGLLPATFQNLYRHIEMFAPLDELRPEDRID
- a CDS encoding NUDIX domain-containing protein, with product MELKRKVLAYITQEEDGERKILVFEQKDHPEAGLQVPGGTIERDEFLMDALYREIEEETGITRDLLELQGKVNKTNYYPQDENIVYERNIFHLAYLGHESNDWEYRVEGDGKDAGMTFCHRWVPVKDLPKLAGNQGQDIDFI
- a CDS encoding cytochrome ubiquinol oxidase subunit I, which translates into the protein MGNEEAVFFSRVLTELTLSFHIIYATIGVGVPLMIMIAQWVGIKKNDEHYILLARRWARGFVITVAVGVVTGTAIGLQLSLLWPNFMELAGNVIALPLFMETFAFFFEAIFLGIYLYTWDRFENQKKHLLLLIPVAIGASFSAVFITIVNAFMNAPQGFDIVNGELVNINPLLAMFNPAMPTKVAHVVATAYMTSAFVLASIAAFRLLKGSNHEYHKKALYLTMKVGLVFAIATAVIGDFSGKYLAEYQPEKLAAAEWHFETEGNAPLILYGVLDDGEVKYAIKIPFALSILAHNNPTAEVIGLDQFAEEDTPPLYIHYLFDIMVTIGVWMTLLSGVFWLGTRLRWKMVKAKWFRWLIVFGGPLSILAIEAGWWMAEVGRQPWILRGIMRTQDAATTSGQVDTMLVLFALLYLVLGVGSVVVLRRMFRKNPVEREIEDREMEKGGDML
- a CDS encoding cytochrome d ubiquinol oxidase subunit II; the encoded protein is MNLEILGISVLWTFLFGYILIGAIDFGAGFFNAYSRLTGRQRILTNIIQRYLSPVWEVTNVFLVFFFVGIIGFFPKTAFYYGTTLLVPVSIGVILLAIRGSYYAFETYGARGHKGYSFMYGVAGILIPASLSIVLTISEGGFVEMVDGNPVLDYWVLFTSPLTWAIVVLSIAATLYISAVFLTWYANKARDVEATNLLRKYALIWALPTIITAGGIIVELRNHNPEHYSNIQTFWPMFLVSFIMFIGTVWLLWKRSRYGLAFILLMGQFAFAFFGYGASHYPYLLYPYLTIYDSFTNPAMAISLVVVFIMGLGLLIPSIILLMRLFLFDKDYVHGKGDYHA
- the rlmD gene encoding 23S rRNA (uracil(1939)-C(5))-methyltransferase RlmD, which produces MSFSVNRNDKLNVFVEDLTHDGSGVAKVDGYPLFIPGALPGEEVSIQVGKTLKNYGFARLLQVTKASPDRVEPPCHVFSECGGCQMQHLSYEGQLVQKRKTVRDVMDRIAKLPHVPVHPVKGMDNPWRYRNKSQIPFSDQNGKVVSGFYRTRTHHIVDTDICLIQSHEADDLMTMLKHELHAMGIDAYDERTHRGMLRHLIVRKGRATGELMVVLVTRKKKFTQKDAAIALIKRIVPDVTSIMQNVNDQKTNVIFGDETILLHGKPVIVDSIGDIDFEISARSFYQVNPEQTEVLYGQALDYAQLTGNESVIDAYCGIGTISLFIAQKAKEVYGVEIVPQAIEDAKRNAELNGIDNAYFEAGAAEVVIPKWYADGKRFDVLVVDPPRKGCDEELLNTILEYKPKRVVYVSCNPGTLARDLRILEDGGYRTQEVQPVDMFPHSSHVECVVWLEI
- a CDS encoding dihydropteridine reductase; amino-acid sequence: MQIYWTKINKIIEETPEVKTYLLDCPEGFSWEEGSHTHFALKGFNAGDKPNRGLIRHMSISTLPHENSIGITTRIREQCSEFKATLRNLEVGNEVALFKTHSNIPLRRENKNVYLLSSGVGLATFRPLVLDYFERTEGVNQIHSLNIDSSKNFLFTNIFESTSAKKFTSQFVDNRKDYYEEVKNLTADKDGQFYVVGSDEFLLDNIELLRAQGIKPEQIMLDKRQQQLAEFL